Proteins encoded together in one Camelina sativa cultivar DH55 chromosome 9, Cs, whole genome shotgun sequence window:
- the LOC104715555 gene encoding LOW QUALITY PROTEIN: disease resistance protein RPS4 (The sequence of the model RefSeq protein was modified relative to this genomic sequence to represent the inferred CDS: deleted 2 bases in 2 codons) — MSSCISQGNTRTICFLNKLTQMEEVSSSSSEVKAIPLPPQHQVFVNFRGEELRNNFVSHLRSTFERHGVNIFIDTNEERGKHLNVLFERIEDSRIALAIFSVRYSESQWCLNELLKMKECMDNGKLLIIPIFYKVTAADVRYQKGLFGYFFKQMHHVDVRKKNQWSEALNSVADRFGFPFDGKSDENNFIDGIVEAVKQALSKILLVETKDAFINLSNNTSMSFGREKHEIYGLKQRLKELEEKLDLDCEETRILGVVGMPGIGKTTLARELYETLQCKFLRHGLIQDIRRTSKELGLDCLPALLLEELLGVRVPDIEYTQCAYESYKMELHTHKVLVVLDDVSDKEQINVLLGRCDWIRQGSRIVIATSDKSLIQGVVDYTYVVPQLNHKDGLGHFVRYAFDHHSNIHNNDVIMKLAKEFVHYVRGHPLALKLLGADLNGKDKDHWETKLATLAENSSQSIRDVLQVSYDELTQEHKDIFLDIACFRSEDESYIASLLDSSEAASEIKALMNKFMINVSDGEVQMHDLLYTFARELCRRAYALDEKGPHRLWHHQDITDVLKNIEEGAEVRGIFLNVNDMKREMSLDSCTFEPMHGLRYLKIYSSHCPQQCRPNNKIYLPDGLNFPLKEVRYLHWLEFPLKEVPPEFNPQNLVDLKLPYSKIERIWSDDKQKDTPKLKWVNLNNSSNLWDLSGLSKAQSLVFLNLKGCTSLKSLPDINLVSLETLILSNCSNLKEFRVISQNLETLYLDGTSMKELPLNFNILQKLVVLNMKGCTKLKKFPDCLDDLKALKELILSDCSKLQNFPAICESIKVLEILRLDATAITEIPKILSLECLCLSKNDQISSLPDNISQLSQLKWLDLKYCKSLTSIPKLPPNLQHLDAHGCCSLKTVSNPLACLTTTQQIYSTFIFTNCDKLERSAKEDISSFEQRKCQLLLDAQKRCNSSDSEPLFSICFPGSELPSWFCHEAVGPVLELRMPPHWQENRLAGVALCVVVSCPNSQVQINCFAVKCTFRLEVKEGSWIDFSFPVGRWSNQSNLVENIASEHVFIGYISCSKILKHLEKQHFNSSNPTKSMQSSTCSTTKASLKFMVIDHTCEIPRIEVLKCGLRFFKGVGSSGNGLKKLEVKEGEQNLSAEKASEAWTIGSGSRCTHVVKRRPVQIQKTLTTEVVAPSPEKAGNARFQIEITSREAQPQPQPRPCSKTSKWACFACCDCQKHL; from the exons ATGTCGTCTTGTATCTCACAAGGAAACACAAGAACGATTTGTTTCCTAAACAAATTAACTCAGATGGAGGAggtctcttcttcctcttccgagGTCAAAGCAATTCCCTTGCCGCCGCAGCATCaagtttttgtaaatttcaGAGGAGAAGAGTTACGGAACAACTTCGTTAGCCATCTCAGAAGTACATTTGAGAGGCATGGGGTCAACATCTTCATAGACACGAATGAGGAAAGGGGCAAACATTTAAATGTGCTTTTCGAGAGAATTGAAGATTCGAGGATTGCTTTGGCTATTTTTTCCGTAAGGTACAGCGAGTCGCAATGGTGCTTGAACGAGCTGCTGAAGATGAAGGAGTGTATGGACAATGGGAAACTCCTCATCATTCCCATCTTCTACAAGGTTACAGCAGCTGACGTTCGGTATCAAAAGGGACTATTCGgttattttttcaaacaaatgCACCATGTTGATGTTCGCAAGAAAAACCAGTGGTCTGAAGCTTTGAACTCTGTTGCAGACCGGTTCGGCTTCCCCTTCGATGGAAAGAG CGACGAGAACAACTTCATCGATGGTATA GTCGAAGCGGTTAAACAAGCGCTGAGCAAAATTTTGTTGGTTGAAACCAAAGATGCCTTCATCAATCTTTCGAACAACACTTCAATGTCCTTTGGAAGAGAAAAGCATGAGATTTATGGACTCAAACAACGCTTAAAAGAATTGGAGGAGAAGCTCGATCTTGATTGTGAGGAGACTCGGATTTTGGGAGTTGTTGGGATGCCCGGCATTGGTAAAACCACTCTTGCAAGGGAGTTATATGAAACTTTGCAGTGCAAGTTCTTAAGGCATGGGTTAATT CAAGATATCCGTAGAACATCAAAGGAGCTCGGGTTGGATTGCTTGCCTGCATTACTCTTGGAAGAGTTATTGGGTGTGAGAGTTCCAGACATAGAATATACTCAATGTGCATACGAATCTTACAAGATGGAACTACATACACATAAAGTTCTTGTTGTTCTAGACGATGTGAGTGACAAGGAACAGATTAATGTTCTTCTGGGGAGATGCGACTGGATTAGGCAGGGAAGTAGGATTGTCATTGCAACAAGCGACAAGTCACTTATCCAAGGTGTGGTTGACTATACTTATGTTGTCCCGCAGTTGAACCACAAAGACGGCTTAGGTCACTTTGTGCGTTATGCCTTTGATCATCATTCCAACATACACAACAATGACGTCATTATGAAGCTAGCCAAAGAGTTTGTGCATTATGTCAGAGGTCATCCACTAGCTCTAAAGTTGTTGGGCGCAGATCTCAATGGGAAAGACAAGGACCATTGGGAAACAAAATTGGCTACACTCGCAGAAAATTCCAGCCAGAGCATCCGAGATGTGTTGCAAGTAAGTTATGATGAGCTGACTCAAGAGCATAAAGACATATTTCTCGACATAGCTTGTTTTAGATCGGAAGATGAGAGTTACATTGCAAGTTTACTAGATTCATCTGAAGCTGCAAGTGAAATAAAAGCTCTCATGAATAAATTCATGATAAATGTTTCTGATGGTGAAGTACAGATGCATGATTTACTATATACTTTCGCAAGGGAACTTTGTCGAAGAGCATATGCTCTAGATGAAAAGGGGCCACATAGGTTGTGGCACCACCAAGACATAACTGATGTGCTAAAGAACATAGAG GAAGGTGCGGAAGTCAGAGGGATTTTCCTAAACGTGAATGATATGAAGAGGGAGATGAGCTTAGACAGTTGCACCTTCGAACCAATGCATGGTCTCCGATACCTCAAGATCTATAGCTCACATTGCCCTCAGCAATGTAGACCTAATAATAAGATATACCTTCCTGATGGACTTAACTTCCCACTGAAAGAGGTTCGATATCTCCACTGGCTGGAGTTTCCATTGAAGGAAGTCCCACCAGAATTCAACCCTCAAAATCTTGTCGACCTTAAGCTTCCCTACAGCAAGATTGAACGAATCTGGAGTGATGATAAGCAAAAG GATACACCAAAATTAAAGTGGGTCAATCTCAATAATTCAAGTAACTTGTGGGACTTGTCGGGGTTATCAAAGGCTCAAAGTCTTGTTTTCCTAAATCTGAAAGGGTGCACAAGTCTCAAGTCTCTTCCGGACATAAATTTAGTCTCTCTTGAAACGCTTATCCTCAGCAACTGCTCAAACCTTAAGGAATTCCGGGTGATCTCACAAAATCTAGAAACTCTATATTTGGATGGCACTTCAATGAAAGAGCTTCCTTTGAACTTTAATATACTCCAGAAACTTGTTGTATTGAATATGAAAGGATGCACGAAGCTGAAGAAGTTTCCGGACTGTCTCGATGACTTGAAAGCTCTTAAAGAATTGATTCTCTCAGATTGTTCGAAGCTCCAAAACTTTCCGGCAATCTGCGAAAGCATCAAGGTGTTAGAGATATTACGATTGGATGCTACTGCCATAACAGAGATTCCGAAGATATTGTCGTTAGAATGTTTGTGCTTAAGCAAGAATGATCAGATCAGCTCCCTTCCAGATAACATCAGCCAACTTTCGCAACTAAAATGGTTGGACTTGAAGTATTGTAAGAGTCTTACATCTATTCCAAAGCTTCCACCAAATCTTCAACACTTGGATGCACACGGTTGTTGCTCACTTAAGACAGTCTCGAATCCACTGGCATGTCTTACTACAACTCAACAGATCTATTCCACATTCATTTTCACGAACTGCGACAAACTCGAAAGGAGTGCAAAAGAAGATATATCTTCCTTTGAGCAAAGGAAATGTCAGCTACTTTTAGATGCACAAAAGCGTTGCAAT AGTTCTGATTCGGAGCCGTTGTTCAGTATTTGCTTTCCTGGAAGTGAACTACCTTCTTGGTTCTGCCATGAAGCTGTTGGACCTGTATTAGAGCTCAGAATGCCTCCACACTGGCAAGAAAATAGGCTTGCCGGTGTAGCTTTATGCGTTGTTGTCTCATGTCCAAACTCTCAAGTACAAATCAACTGTTTTGCCGTGAAATGCACATTCAGACTAGAAGTAAAAGAAGGGTCGTGGATTGATTTTTCATTTCCAGTTGGAAGGTGGAGTAATCAGAGCAATTTAGTAGAGAATATTGCATCAGAGCATGTCTTTATTGGGTATATCAGTTGTTCAAAGATCCTTAAACATCTTGAAAAGCAGCATTTTAACAGCTCGAATCCTACAAAATCTATGCAATCTAGTACTTGCAGTACTACTAAGGCTTCCCTTAAATTCATGGTCATAGATCATACGTGTGAGATACCAAGAATCGAAGTGCTCAAGTGTGGCTTAAG GTTTTTTAAAGGTGTTGGGAGCAGTGGAAATGGTTTGAAGAAGTTGGAAGTGAAAGAAGGTGAACAAAATCTAAGTGCCGAGAAAGCATCAGAAGCTTGGACGATTGGTTCAGGCAGCAGATGCACCCATGTTGTCAAAAGACGTCCAGTACAGATCCAAAAGACACTTACCACAGAGGTTGTTGCACCTTCACCTGAAAAAGCTGGCAATGCAAGATTCCAAATCGAGATCACCTCACGTGAAGctcaaccacaaccacaaccacgcCCATGTTCGAAAACTTCTAAATGGGCATGTTTTGCTTGTTGTGACTGCCAAAAACATCTATGA
- the LOC104711704 gene encoding uncharacterized protein LOC104711704, with protein sequence MDRTRSWVLSLLLLLLILFISDVTSFGNPRELADEETQKDTSNSTTKQESPPLPNVKPNVTSSELPLPTSNSTNPNPNPKEPVLASPPPQLQPVNDTKVLNTTEPTSPPPPPANVTDNSQDSGKLPAAMAPPPKSLESGKNETEPLKESPPLPKDPEKANDVNKGSSESGSVETCAGNSNMCRSEDLLVACTLSIDKGSANWLILVQNEGEKSLKAKFVLPVNSIQELKLPKHQSQRVNISISGDTNKIILDAGKGECVLHMYPPEANTLPFRFPSYDKLVTPINGAYFLIVSVVILGGIWGLCLCRKNRRAGSGVPYRELELSGEPGLGNESGVHDVETADWDEGWDDDWDENNAVKSPGGAAKSVSISANGLTARAPNRDGWDHDWDD encoded by the exons ATGGATAGAACTAGAAGTTGGGTTTtgtcacttcttcttcttctattgatTTTGTTCATCTCCGATGTAACGTCTTTTGGGAACCCTCGTGAGTTAGCtgatgaagaaacacaaaaggatacttcaaattcaaccactaaacaa GAGTCTCCTCCGTTGCCTAATGTTAAACCCAATGTTACCTCATCAGAGCTTCCTTTGCCAACTAGCAATTCGACGAATCCTAATCCTAATCCGAAAGAGCCTGTTTTAGCGAGTCCTCCTCCGCAATTGCAACCTGTAAATGATACAAAAGTGTTGAATACAACAGAGCCTACAAGCCCTCCTCCGCCTCCAGCGAACGTTACTGATAATAGCCAGGATAGTGGAAAACTACCGGCTGCAATGGCGCCGCCTCCAAAAAGTTTGGAGAGTGGAAAAAATGAGACGGAGCCACTTAAGGAGAGTCCACCTTTGCCGAAAGATCCTGAAAAGGCGAATGACGTTAATAAGGGGAGCTCAGAGTCTGGCAGTGTAGAGACCTGTGCAGGAAACTCTAACATGTGTAGATCTGAGGATTTGTTGGTGGCTTGCACTTTGAGCATTGATAAAG GTTCTGCTAACTGGTTGATTTTAGTTCAAAATGAAGGTGAAAAATCTCTAAAAGCGAAATTTGTTCTTCCGGTTAACTCTATACAAGAGCTGAAACTGCCTAAACACCAGAGTCAAAGG GTAAACATATCCATTAGTGGTGACACAAACAAGATCATACTAGATGCAGGGAAAGGAGAGTGTGTGCTTCATATGTACCCACCAGAAGCAAACACGTTACCGTTCCGATTTCCATCATATGACAAGCTAGTGACGCCCATCAACGGTGCCTATTTCTTAATAGTCTCTGTTGTTATTTTGGGGGGAATTTGGGGATTGTGTCTGTGCCGGAAGAATCGCCGTGCAGGAAGTGGAGTGCCTTACCGGGAGCTAGAATTGAGCGGAGAGCCAGGTTTGGGGAACGAGTCAGGGGTCCATGATGTGGAGACAGCAGACTGGGACGAGGGTTGGGATGATGATTGGGATGAGAACAATGCTGTGAAATCCCCTGGTGGTGCAGCAAAGAGTGTCAGCATCTCTGCCAACGGCTTAACAGCAAGGGCTCCTAACCGAGATGGATGGGATCATGACTGGGACGACTAG
- the LOC104711705 gene encoding non-specific lipid-transfer protein 12, producing the protein MAFAPKIITCLIVLTVYMIPPTESTIQCGTVTSTLAQCVNYLVNSGPLPSACCVGVKTLYQMAQTTPDRKQVCECLKVAGKEIKGLNTDLVASLPTTCGVSVPYPISFSTNCDNISTAV; encoded by the exons atggcgtTTGCTCCAAAGATCATCACATGCCTCATTGTCCTTACTGTCTACATGATACCCCCAACGGAGTCAACCATCCAGTGTGGGACAGTGACGAGCACACTTGCACAGTGCGTGAACTATTTGGTCAACAGTGGTCCGTTGCCATCCGCATGCTGCGTGGGAGTCAAGACATTGTATCAAATGGCGCAGACCACACCAGATCGCAAACAAGTTTGTGAGTGCCTTAAAGTAGCGGGTAAGGAAATCAAAGGCCTCAATACCGACCTTGTGGCCTCACTTCCTACCACTTGTGGTGTTTCAGTTCCCTACCCCATCAGTTTCAGCACCAATTGTGACAA TATATCGACTGCCGTGTAA
- the LOC104711706 gene encoding non-specific lipid-transfer protein 5, which produces MEGLMKLSTLVIVCMLVAAPMASDAAISCGAVTGNLGQCYNYLTRGGFIPRGCCSGVQRLNSMARTTRDRQQACRCIQGAARALGSRLNAGRAARLPGACRVRISYPISARINCNTVR; this is translated from the exons ATGGAGGGACTTATGAAGTTGTCAACGCTGGTGATCGTGTGCATGTTAGTGGCCGCTCCAATGGCGTCTGACGCAGCCATCTCATGCGGCGCAGTCACTGGCAATTTGGGTCAATGCTATAACTACTTGACCCGAGGCGGTTTCATTCCTCGAGGGTGTTGCTCTGGTGTTCAGAGGCTCAACAGCATGGCTCGTACCACCCGTGACCGCCAACAAGCTTGTCGTTGTATCCAGGGAGCAGCTAGAGCCTTGGGTTCCCGACTTAACGCAGGCCGTGCTGCTCGTCTTCCTGGTGCTTGCCGTGTTAGGATCTCTTACCCCATCAGCGCTAGAATCAACTGTAACAC CGTCAGGTGA
- the LOC104711708 gene encoding uncharacterized protein LOC104711708, with protein sequence MAGMAAVLGSRHWNAFIQALFLISLSFPTLSSAYRPGDIVRMSKMGQYHSSRTTWHDVIGKHCPIFAVNREVLIPISKPIGYTGTDPYKIKFQVGSEKFLIHWLLVINRKSTEVPMIDVNLRYSGGDLLGVTAEVIDMPHSYLNTHPEVRTLFWDPQHWPKHVLVRYTWKEQSEIDVSSGFYVLFGSALTFSFVLSIYVLQSSKEKLARFVRETVVESSSTNVGEFGKVE encoded by the exons ATGGCGGGCATGGCTGCGGTGTTAGGATCGCGACATTGGAACGCTTTTATTCAAGCTCTATTTCTGATATCTCTATCGTTTCCGACTCTCTCCAGCGCGTACCGACCTGGAGATATCGTCCGGATGAGCAAGATGGGGCAGTATCACTCT TCGAGAACGACTTGGCATGATGTGATCGGAAAACATTGCCCGATCTTCGCCGTTAATCGCGAG GTGTTGATCCCCATATCCAAACCAATTGGCTATACAGGAACTGATCCTTATAAGAT AAAATTCCAAGTTGGAAGTGAGAAATTTCTGATTCACTGGCTTTTGGTGATTAACCGTAAGAGCACAGAAGTTCCGATGATAGATGTAAATTTG AGATATTCTGGAGGTGATCTGCTTGGAGTCACAGCTGAAGTTATCGATATGCCCCACAGCT ATTTGAATACACACCCGGAGGTCCGCACACTGTTCTGGGATCCTCAACACTGGCCAAAACATGTTCTTGTTAGATATACATG GAAAGAGCAGTCAGAGATTGATGTATCCTCAGGATTTTATGTCCTCTTTGGCTCAG CTCTCACGTTCTCTTTCGTACTCTCCATTTACGTTTTACAATCTTCAAAAGAAAAGCTTGCGAG GTTTGTAAGAGAGACGGTGGTGGAGAGCAGCAGCACAAATGTTGGAGAATTTGGCAAGGTGGAGTGA